In one Candidatus Eremiobacterota bacterium genomic region, the following are encoded:
- the thyX gene encoding FAD-dependent thymidylate synthase, with amino-acid sequence MKVTLLQHTPEPEKLAAAAARVCYSSQSAGEIMEALTTEKIQKRISDCIKKGHLSIVEHVSFTFSIEEISRVTSHQLVRHRIASYSQQSQRYVKMGGSPEFVTPPRIRDDEPMKEKFDAFMGDAMNFYNEMVGRGIPCEDARYILPQALFTTLVVTMNARELLHFFSLRCCKKAQWEIRKLAYAMLRAVMKVAPAIFEQAGPSCLSGECPSADMKCYEKMSRLKPGGLGT; translated from the coding sequence GTGAAAGTGACGCTCTTACAGCATACGCCTGAGCCTGAGAAGCTCGCGGCGGCAGCGGCGAGAGTCTGCTACTCCTCGCAGAGTGCCGGCGAGATCATGGAGGCCCTCACCACGGAAAAGATCCAGAAAAGGATTTCAGACTGCATAAAAAAAGGGCATCTTTCCATTGTGGAGCACGTGAGCTTCACTTTTTCCATAGAAGAGATCTCGAGAGTCACAAGCCACCAGCTCGTGAGGCACCGGATTGCCTCTTACTCGCAGCAAAGCCAGAGGTACGTCAAGATGGGGGGAAGCCCGGAGTTCGTGACGCCTCCGCGCATAAGGGACGATGAGCCCATGAAAGAGAAATTCGATGCATTCATGGGCGATGCAATGAACTTTTATAATGAGATGGTGGGCCGGGGGATTCCCTGTGAGGATGCCCGCTATATCCTTCCCCAGGCCCTCTTTACCACTCTTGTGGTGACTATGAATGCCCGGGAGCTTCTTCATTTTTTCTCCCTGCGCTGCTGCAAGAAAGCCCAGTGGGAAATCCGGAAGCTTGCCTATGCCATGCTTCGCGCCGTGATGAAGGTAGCGCCCGCCATATTTGAGCAGGCAGGCCCCTCATGCCTCTCGGGGGAATGCCCCAGCGCTGACATGAAGTGCTATGAAAAAATGAGCCGTTTGAAACCAGGAGGTCTTGGCACATGA